The following are from one region of the Isoalcanivorax indicus genome:
- a CDS encoding SDR family NAD(P)-dependent oxidoreductase, which yields MHAVITGASQGLGRALVEGLGQAGDRMTGVSRGRPATVRSRVQAQIDWIPADLSEGEAASKTILSALGAACPDVLICNVGIWEPRAFEDDYDFLSDAPDMLRRLVDINITSTLLLCQALLPRLLTHRKSHIILIGSTSGRPHAGRPEVAFGASKHALNGMADALREGFRQRGLAVTCLHPGYLATGDEADASQIPLQDVVSVLRCALSLSEVSFVREVVMPALADVRF from the coding sequence CGGGCGATCGCATGACCGGCGTGTCACGCGGGCGCCCTGCGACAGTGCGCTCCCGTGTGCAGGCGCAGATCGACTGGATTCCGGCGGACCTGAGCGAGGGCGAGGCTGCCAGCAAGACAATACTGAGTGCGCTGGGCGCTGCCTGCCCTGATGTACTGATCTGCAATGTCGGCATCTGGGAACCACGCGCCTTCGAGGACGATTACGACTTCCTCTCGGATGCGCCGGACATGCTGCGTCGGCTGGTGGATATCAACATCACCAGCACCCTGTTGTTGTGTCAGGCGTTGTTGCCGCGCCTGCTGACCCATCGCAAGTCCCACATCATTCTGATCGGCTCTACCTCCGGACGTCCCCATGCCGGGCGTCCGGAGGTGGCGTTCGGTGCCAGCAAGCATGCACTGAACGGCATGGCCGATGCCTTGCGCGAAGGATTTCGTCAGCGCGGTCTGGCGGTGACCTGTCTGCACCCCGGTTATCTGGCAACAGGGGACGAGGCGGATGCCTCACAGATTCCGTTGCAGGATGTCGTCAGTGTGCTGCGCTGTGCGCTATCGCTGTCGGAAGTGTCCTTCGTGCGGGAGGTGGTGATGCCGGCGCTGGCGGACGTGCGTTTCTGA
- a CDS encoding MATE family efflux transporter translates to MTTAPLGYRALIQLAIPVILANIAVPLLGLVDTAVIGHTGDAAALGAIALGALVFSFVYWGFGFLRMGTTGFIARATGARDNDEVRAALTRALLLGLGIGLLLIVLQGLISQLALLLLGGSDDARALLREYIQLRIWGAPATLATFALLGTLIGLGRTRHLLVLQVFLNGLNILLDVYFVLVLDWGVAGVALGTVIAEWSALLLGLWLLWPLVRPAPGQPWPWPLLRQRQRWQATLRTNSHIMWRTLFLLAGFGWFARQGAALGDDVLAANHVLLQFIAFSAFFLDGYAFVVESQVGQAVGARDRQRFRDVIVRSSHLAVGTALLLAVLVLLLGHWGVHALTSIDSVREVAIAQLPWVALYVALSCAAFQLDGIFIGTSESRPMRNSTLVALLLFIGASAGLASWGNTGLWLAFVLFVVFRGLTLGACLPGLYRRHFHQDAAD, encoded by the coding sequence ATGACCACAGCCCCCCTCGGCTATCGTGCCCTGATCCAGCTCGCCATCCCGGTCATTCTCGCCAATATCGCCGTGCCGTTACTCGGCCTGGTGGACACCGCCGTGATCGGCCACACCGGCGATGCGGCCGCCCTCGGCGCCATCGCGCTGGGGGCGCTGGTGTTCAGTTTTGTTTACTGGGGTTTCGGCTTTCTGCGCATGGGCACCACCGGCTTTATTGCCCGTGCCACCGGCGCCCGCGATAACGATGAAGTGCGCGCCGCCCTGACCCGCGCCCTGTTGCTGGGGCTGGGCATCGGCCTGCTGCTGATTGTGCTGCAAGGATTGATCAGCCAGCTTGCCCTGTTGCTGCTCGGCGGCAGTGACGACGCCCGCGCCCTGTTGCGCGAATATATCCAGCTGCGGATCTGGGGCGCCCCCGCGACCCTGGCCACCTTTGCATTGCTCGGCACTCTGATCGGCCTGGGGCGCACGCGGCACCTGCTGGTGCTGCAAGTCTTCCTCAACGGTCTGAATATTCTGCTGGATGTGTACTTCGTGCTGGTGCTCGACTGGGGCGTGGCGGGCGTTGCCCTGGGCACCGTCATTGCAGAATGGAGCGCCTTGTTGCTGGGCCTGTGGCTGCTCTGGCCGCTGGTCCGTCCGGCCCCCGGCCAGCCCTGGCCGTGGCCATTGCTGCGTCAGAGGCAACGCTGGCAGGCCACCCTGCGCACCAACAGTCACATCATGTGGCGCACTCTGTTTCTGCTCGCCGGGTTTGGCTGGTTCGCGCGCCAGGGTGCCGCGCTGGGGGATGATGTACTGGCCGCCAATCATGTGCTGCTGCAATTCATCGCCTTCTCGGCTTTTTTTCTTGATGGCTACGCCTTCGTGGTGGAATCACAGGTGGGTCAGGCCGTCGGGGCACGAGACCGGCAACGCTTTCGCGACGTGATTGTGCGCAGCAGCCATCTGGCCGTCGGCACTGCCCTGCTGCTTGCGGTGCTGGTGCTGTTACTGGGGCACTGGGGCGTGCACGCCCTCACCAGCATCGACAGCGTGCGCGAGGTCGCCATCGCCCAGCTGCCCTGGGTGGCGCTTTATGTGGCCCTGTCCTGCGCCGCGTTTCAGCTGGACGGCATTTTTATCGGCACCTCGGAAAGCCGCCCCATGCGCAACAGCACACTGGTGGCCCTGCTGTTGTTCATCGGCGCCTCCGCCGGCCTGGCCTCCTGGGGCAACACCGGGTTGTGGCTGGCGTTCGTGTTATTCGTGGTGTTCCGTGGCCTGACCCTGGGCGCCTGCCTGCCCGGTCTGTACCGGCGTCATTTTCACCAGGACGCCGCCGACTGA